The genome window ATCGGTTGTATTAAAAGCGGGGCGTCCATCAAACCACCTATTTTGTCTGACAGAAACTGTCTCGAAAAATTAAGCAGTGCGTCCATCAGCAGCATTATCGAGTCGGCGTCCCCATCTGCGTCACGACGTTTTGCAGAATGCCAGTTTGGTGTGCCGTAGCAGACATGTGTTTCAGTGTAACCAATTATTCTCCCCACTATGCCAACCGATGTATGTGGCGCTAGGCCAATTACCAGATGCCCAACAAGGTCATCTATGTTTCTTACATTATAGAATGCAGATTTTCCGTAGAACTTTTCAAGTTCAATGTCAATGTATCTGCAGGTCTGCACAAGATACCTTCCACTTTCAAATGGGATGATTACATCCTGCATTCTGATTTCGACGATCTGTTCAGGGCTTGTCAGTGGGTTTCCATCTGCATCATGTGTGTAGCCCAATTCCCTGAGTTTTTCAACCGATGTTCCAATCCATGACGGTTTGAAGTGAGTCAGGGGTGAGTTTGTTGCGTCAAAGCGCACCGTCCCGTCCTTGAATACCGTTAGATCCAGGCTCTGCCGGATGAGGCCTTTCTCAAGCGGCTCTGCTATTCTGTCCTGGTTGATTAGTTCCATCACGCCCTTGAACGGCTCTTGCACCCGTATTCCCATTTTTTCCTGCGCAAGGAGTATCTTTTGTTTTAATGGGAATGGTTTGAACGAGTGTGTTGGCGCCTTTTTCTTGCATTTTTGGCAGTATGGGGCATCAAGGTCTGATCTGCAGACAGGACAGACGTAATCAGTCGATGTTCTGTTTCCGCATTTTTGGCAGTTTATGCTAATTGACGGTTCATTGCAGTTTTTGCACATACGGTGGAAAATATTGCAGTAAAAGTCAGAAGAGGCAGCACTTGCCTTGAGCAGGTCACGTGTCATGCCACCCTTTTCGCCCACCGGGAATAGTGTGTGGACGGGCGGCTTCATTTGTCGTGCTGCTGCTTTTTCAGGTCTTCCAATTCTTACTCCAATCGAGATTGAAAACTTGGGTCGTATTTTGATTCCAGATGATTCTGAGATTATTTCCTGTACGGTGTTTTGGTTTTCAAACTTGATTGGATTTGCAAACAACAACTCGTAAAATATTCGAGCCTCCATTTCCCTAAGAATCAGGTTATCTTCTGAGACCTCATGGGGAACCCCGAGTTTCTCTAGGATTATTTTGTGTTTTTTTGGATATGTGATCGTGTCATCTGCGATGTTTGTCGGTTGTAGGATTTCTTTTAGTTCGTCAATTGAAATCTGCTCCCAATAATACAGGTACTTTGGGTGCAGAGGAATTTTGAAATTTAATGAGATTTCCAATGCCTCGTCAAACGATGGTATCTTTTCCAGCTTTTCCATCCCAGAATTTGGTTCATATTTGATTAGTTTTTCACGTAGTTCCTCTACCCAATATTCCTCAACGTAGCCACTTGGGAATAGTTGCGAATTATTCTCAAGAAAATCCCCATATGAGATTAGAATATCGCCGAGGTGGATTATTTTGTCTATGTCATTTTTGATTCTGATGCCGTGTTCTACGTTTTGGATTTTTACCACGTTTCCGTTTTTGAGCCTAACTATTGGGGTCTCAATGGTATCAACAAAGGCAATCGTTGCGCCCTTGCTTGGAACGTCAAGCTTTACCTGCGTGCCAACCGCTATTGTGTGGTGGAGTATTTCCGCCACCACTGGATGCACGCCTACTGATGCAAAGCCCGTATTGCATGACCTGCCATAGCGAAGTCTGAATCCCCCAAGCTTGTTTGGTAGGGATAGGACAGATCTGCCTGCGATCACTTCCTTGAGCCTTTTTGCGGATGCACCCTCATCGTCGCCTGTCTGGACTGCACCCTTTAGCTCATTTAGCCACTCCCACCCTTCCAGGCCATACAGTTCTATTCTTTTGAGCAGTTTCTTTGATCTTCCGATCAATCCGTCGTTTAAAACCCGAAGGGCGCCTCCCCTTACACGATCAGTCTTGATCCTAGCCATGTTTTTGTGGTTGACTACCTCGTTTGGATCAGTATCTACACCATCAAGTTCAACAGGCAGGTTTGAAATTACTGTAACAATGTCCTCGTCAAGGACGTGAAACTGGAAACTTCCGACATCCCTCTCATAGATTCTAAGCTCCTCTACAAACCGGCCCGTTTCGTCGTCAAACGTATTTGCCACGTATTTTGCAAGGCCTACTGCCTTTCTTACATGGTCTGCAATTAGCATCGTTACTGCGGATTCTGTCCCCCCTGCGGATCTCATCGGTCCTGCGATTGAAACTGAAAGATATTCAGAGCCATCCCTGTTGGTTTTGATTGTCACCTCGCTTATTCCCTGAAGCGGTGCAATTGTGACCCCTTCTGTGACTATTGCAAGACCTACTCTTACTGCAAGGTCAAGTCTTTCTTCCAGCGATGAGTCCTCAGGCAAGTAATTGCCCAAGGCAATGCTTTTTGATAGTTCGAGGGCTGCAAGCTCCTTCCCCTTTACTTTTAGCAGTTCGCGCAACGGGTCTGCTATGTCAATGTCGTGCATCTTTGCAACACGGTCAGCAAGGTCAAAGGCAATCTTTGGCTCCACTATTCCCGAAGAATCCACATGGGTTGATTTTGCCTCAGCTGCCTTTTCGAATGTCTGGTATGCCTTCTCTGAGAGACGTCCATAGTATTCCAGATAATAGTCAGGCATTGGAACCCCCTTAATTCGGGATATAGCCGTGTCTTCAGACATGTTATTTCTTAATATTCTTGATACTATTTGCTATTTCGGCTAGTCTTTTGAGGCTGTTGCCTTCTCTCTCAAGCATTGTTCCAATCACCAAGGCGTCTGCCCCTGCTGCAACTATCTCCTTTGCCGTGTTGACATCCCTTATGCCTCCACCTACGATTAAAAATCCCTTGAAGACCTTTCGCACAGCTCTCACCATCTCTGGCTTAACACTTTGCTTTGCGCCTGAGCCTGCCTCTAGGTAGACAAATCTCATGCCCAGAAACTGGGCCGCAAGGGAATATGCCGCAGCAATGCCTGCCTTGTCAAATGGGATCGCTCTCGCCGCGCCAACAAACCAGGCAGTTGTTCCCTCACCGATTATGATGTACGCTGTGGGAAGTGGCTCTAGTCCAAACTTTAGTACGCTTGGGGCTCCAAGAGCCTGAGCCTGTGTTATATAGTATGGATTTTCCGAGTTCAAAAGGGAGCTAAACAAAATAGCATCGGCCTGTGGAACCACACCGGTAACATTGCCTGGAAATAGAATTATTGGAATTTTTATTGATTTTTTCAGAGTTTTTACAACTTGGGCCATCTCGATCTGATCGGTTGCTGAAGAACCCCCAACAAGTATGGCGGATGCGCCTATTTTTTCCACGCTTTTTGCCAGCGTTACAGATTCTCTGATCTTTGATACTTCAGAATCAATCAGGACAAAGATTAATGCCGATTTTTTCTTTCGTGACGCATGAAGGTATTCTTCGATTTTTCCCATACCAATGGTTCGGAATAAGC of Candidatus Nitrosotenuis sp. DW1 contains these proteins:
- a CDS encoding DNA polymerase II large subunit — protein: MSEDTAISRIKGVPMPDYYLEYYGRLSEKAYQTFEKAAEAKSTHVDSSGIVEPKIAFDLADRVAKMHDIDIADPLRELLKVKGKELAALELSKSIALGNYLPEDSSLEERLDLAVRVGLAIVTEGVTIAPLQGISEVTIKTNRDGSEYLSVSIAGPMRSAGGTESAVTMLIADHVRKAVGLAKYVANTFDDETGRFVEELRIYERDVGSFQFHVLDEDIVTVISNLPVELDGVDTDPNEVVNHKNMARIKTDRVRGGALRVLNDGLIGRSKKLLKRIELYGLEGWEWLNELKGAVQTGDDEGASAKRLKEVIAGRSVLSLPNKLGGFRLRYGRSCNTGFASVGVHPVVAEILHHTIAVGTQVKLDVPSKGATIAFVDTIETPIVRLKNGNVVKIQNVEHGIRIKNDIDKIIHLGDILISYGDFLENNSQLFPSGYVEEYWVEELREKLIKYEPNSGMEKLEKIPSFDEALEISLNFKIPLHPKYLYYWEQISIDELKEILQPTNIADDTITYPKKHKIILEKLGVPHEVSEDNLILREMEARIFYELLFANPIKFENQNTVQEIISESSGIKIRPKFSISIGVRIGRPEKAAARQMKPPVHTLFPVGEKGGMTRDLLKASAASSDFYCNIFHRMCKNCNEPSISINCQKCGNRTSTDYVCPVCRSDLDAPYCQKCKKKAPTHSFKPFPLKQKILLAQEKMGIRVQEPFKGVMELINQDRIAEPLEKGLIRQSLDLTVFKDGTVRFDATNSPLTHFKPSWIGTSVEKLRELGYTHDADGNPLTSPEQIVEIRMQDVIIPFESGRYLVQTCRYIDIELEKFYGKSAFYNVRNIDDLVGHLVIGLAPHTSVGIVGRIIGYTETHVCYGTPNWHSAKRRDADGDADSIMLLMDALLNFSRQFLSDKIGGLMDAPLLIQPIVLPHESQPQAHNFEVTKKLPLEFFESTFQGKKASEISCVEIIKSRLETNEQFYGYHYTHSTSTLTTSRSRSAYSTLGSMLDKFDMQIRNAELINAVDANEIVTNVITTHLVPDIIGNLRAYGRQKFRCTACGRKYRRTPLLQHCICGNNLIQTITRPSIEKYLKLAKRLVEKYEVGPYLKGRIYTLSDEIDLVFGKRKGDQLLLTDYE
- a CDS encoding geranylgeranylglyceryl/heptaprenylglyceryl phosphate synthase; translated protein: MGKIEEYLHASRKKKSALIFVLIDSEVSKIRESVTLAKSVEKIGASAILVGGSSATDQIEMAQVVKTLKKSIKIPIILFPGNVTGVVPQADAILFSSLLNSENPYYITQAQALGAPSVLKFGLEPLPTAYIIIGEGTTAWFVGAARAIPFDKAGIAAAYSLAAQFLGMRFVYLEAGSGAKQSVKPEMVRAVRKVFKGFLIVGGGIRDVNTAKEIVAAGADALVIGTMLEREGNSLKRLAEIANSIKNIKK